TTATCTCGACGCCGAACGGCCGTCGCGGCTCAGGCGTGGACACTCTCGGTGTAAGCGGCGAACACATCATCGATCGCGCCGAACATACGGACCCGGCCGCGCTCCAGGAACAGCGCCTTGTTGCACCATTCCTTGACGATCGCCTCGGAGTGGGAGGCGAGCACCAGGATCTTGGAGCCAGAGACGAAGCTCGCCAGCCGGTGGCGTGCCTTTTCCAGGAAATAGGCGTCGCCGGCGAGGAGCCACTCGTCCATCAGCAGGATTTCCGGCCTGACGCAAGTCGCGACCCCGAAGGCAAGCCGCATCAGCATGCCGCTCGAATAGCTGCGGATCGGCATCTTGAGATAGTCGCCGAGCTCGGTAAAGGTCGCGATCTCGTCGATGCGGCCGGCCATTTCCTTGGGCGCCATTCCCATATAGACGCCCCGCAGGATGATGTTCTCGTAGCCCGTGGCATCATGGTTGAGGCCAAGCGCCGAGTCGAACAGCGGGGCCACCTTGCCATCGACATCGATCAGGCCGTCGGTCGGTTCGTAAGTGCCGGCGAGCACGCGCAGCAACGTCGTCTTGCCGGCACCGTTCGGGCCGATAAGGGCGACACGATCGCCTTCCTCGACGTCGAGGCTGATCTTGTCGAGCGCATGCACCACCAGCCGGTGGTTGGCATCGGCGAGAATTCGCCCCCCCGCACCCGCGCGCATCAGGGTCTTCTTCAAAGACCGGCTGCTGCCCTGGTAGATCGGAAAATCGACGGAAACATCACGCAGACGAATCGCAGTCACAGCGGTCACACCCAATAAGCGATGCGCGCGCGGAAGCGGGCGAAGAACGGGAAGCCAACGAGCCAGCAGAACGCTGTCGACCCGAGTGCCACCAGCCAGGACGTCAGCGGCGGCCACTCGCCCAGCAATGGGGCTCGGATGAGATCGATGAAGCAGTTGAACGGATTGTAGAGTGCCAGCGCGACATGGGGGCCCAGCAGTTCCGGGCGCCACATGATCGGCGTCATGAAGAAAATGACCTGCAGCAGGCTGGCGACGACCGGCGGCACGTCGCGGAAGCGAGCGCAGAGCGCCGCCAGCACTAGCCCGGCCGGTACGGCGCACAGGATCATCAGCAGCATGCCGGGCACAACCAAGAGATCGGCCCAGTTAACCGGAACGCTGAACCAGACGACCACGACGAGAAACACGATGAGATTATGGCCGAACACGATCAGGTTACGCGCGATCACGCGATAAAGATGGATCGCGAGCGGCATGCGGATCTGCTTGATCACGTGCTCCGCCGAGACGAAGGCGGTGCAGGCCTCGCCCAGCACGGTCGAGATCAGGCCCCAGGCGAGGATGCCGAGCGAGAGATAGGGCAGATAAGTCGCGATGTCTGTTTTGAACAGTCGCGAATAGAGCATGCCCAGGCTGCCGATCATGATTGCCGTGCTGAGCGTCAGCCAGAACGGCCCGAGCACGGAGCCGCGATAGCGTTGCTTGATATCGGTCCAGGCGACGAGGCCCCAGAGCCACCAGTGCACGAACCCCTGGCCGAGGTCGCGGAGCGCCAACACCGCCCGCGACGGGGGGCGCGCGAGCGTTACCGGCCGCGCGGGCGCAGATTCAGCAAGATCAAAACCGGTCACAAAAAGCCACTTCCTCAAGTTCGAGCGCTTCACACCGTCCGATGCTGCGCGCCCAGACGATTCAACTGTCGAGCGCCGGGCCACGCGTCCCGGCCGAACTGCCGGGCGATGTCCCGCTCCGCCTGAGTCCCCA
This Aliidongia dinghuensis DNA region includes the following protein-coding sequences:
- a CDS encoding ABC transporter ATP-binding protein — protein: MAAADVLAGGTRVDSVLLARWLPVLRPLPRAHRLLGVTAVTAIRLRDVSVDFPIYQGSSRSLKKTLMRAGAGGRILADANHRLVVHALDKISLDVEEGDRVALIGPNGAGKTTLLRVLAGTYEPTDGLIDVDGKVAPLFDSALGLNHDATGYENIILRGVYMGMAPKEMAGRIDEIATFTELGDYLKMPIRSYSSGMLMRLAFGVATCVRPEILLMDEWLLAGDAYFLEKARHRLASFVSGSKILVLASHSEAIVKEWCNKALFLERGRVRMFGAIDDVFAAYTESVHA
- a CDS encoding ABC transporter permease, whose product is MALRDLGQGFVHWWLWGLVAWTDIKQRYRGSVLGPFWLTLSTAIMIGSLGMLYSRLFKTDIATYLPYLSLGILAWGLISTVLGEACTAFVSAEHVIKQIRMPLAIHLYRVIARNLIVFGHNLIVFLVVVVWFSVPVNWADLLVVPGMLLMILCAVPAGLVLAALCARFRDVPPVVASLLQVIFFMTPIMWRPELLGPHVALALYNPFNCFIDLIRAPLLGEWPPLTSWLVALGSTAFCWLVGFPFFARFRARIAYWV